A part of Brachybacterium faecium DSM 4810 genomic DNA contains:
- a CDS encoding oligopeptidase B (PFAM: Prolyl oligopeptidase, N-terminal beta-propeller domain; Prolyl oligopeptidase family) produces MTTEQPHAPSPAHRPSERTFHGDTVVDPFEWMRDKTDPEVIAYLEAENAYADARTAHLDALRGTLVEEFVGHTQETDLSVPVRRDDWWYIVRTTAGNDYPMFTRIADAGTLPQVEPGVMLEGEQVLLDAQAEAAGREFYSLGGLAPSPDHTLYASAVDTAGDERFTLRITDLTSGQVIDEAVTGAGYGLAFSADQQWLFYARVDDAWRQHQIWRHRIGSDASEDVLVIEEPDERFMIGFDRSRDGSTLVIQAGSTSTTEAWLLDLADPTSAPVPAGGRRDGVDYTVEHAGDRLLVVHNEGHRGFALAQAPLEDPSRWEELLVAAEGERLLSVEAFAGFVALELRSGGLASVRLIPRAADGSLRLERSADISHGGELDTVELDTNPNWDQGTVRYQLTSMLTPPTVAEREVTTGETTVLRVTPVPHYDPSLYVERREWATAADGTAIPLSVVARREVAADGTAPGYLYGYGSYEMSIDPSFAPTRLSLLDRGVVIAIAHVRGGGEMGRDWYEHGKLLEKKNSFSDFVAAAEHLTGSGLVAPDRLSAEGRSAGGLLMGAVANLAPERFRAIIAGVPFVDTLTTILDPSLPLTVGEWEEWGDPLHDPDVYAYMKEYSPYENVRAVEYPAIFASTSLNDTRVFFVEPAKWVARLRETVTSDQGERPILFRCEMVAGHGGRSGRYRKWEQRADELAWLLDQLGATALL; encoded by the coding sequence ATGACGACGGAGCAGCCGCACGCCCCCTCCCCCGCCCACCGCCCCAGCGAGCGGACCTTCCACGGCGACACCGTCGTCGATCCCTTCGAGTGGATGCGCGACAAGACCGACCCCGAGGTGATCGCCTACCTCGAGGCGGAGAACGCGTACGCCGACGCCCGCACCGCGCACCTGGACGCCCTGCGCGGCACGCTCGTGGAGGAGTTCGTGGGGCACACGCAGGAGACGGACCTCAGCGTGCCGGTGCGTCGCGACGACTGGTGGTACATCGTCCGCACCACCGCCGGGAACGACTATCCGATGTTCACCCGCATCGCCGATGCGGGCACGCTGCCGCAGGTCGAGCCCGGCGTGATGCTCGAGGGCGAGCAGGTGCTGCTGGACGCCCAGGCGGAGGCCGCCGGCCGCGAGTTCTACTCCCTCGGCGGGCTCGCCCCCTCCCCCGACCACACCCTGTACGCCTCGGCGGTGGACACCGCAGGCGATGAGCGGTTCACGCTGCGGATCACCGATCTCACCTCCGGGCAGGTCATCGACGAGGCGGTGACCGGTGCCGGCTACGGCCTCGCCTTCTCCGCCGATCAGCAGTGGCTGTTCTACGCGCGGGTCGACGACGCCTGGCGGCAGCACCAGATCTGGCGCCACCGCATCGGGAGCGACGCGAGCGAGGACGTGCTGGTCATCGAGGAGCCCGACGAGCGCTTCATGATCGGCTTCGACCGCTCCCGCGACGGCTCGACCCTGGTGATCCAGGCGGGTTCCACGAGCACCACCGAGGCATGGCTGCTGGACCTCGCGGACCCGACCTCGGCGCCCGTGCCCGCCGGCGGGCGGCGCGACGGCGTGGACTACACCGTCGAGCACGCCGGGGATCGGCTGCTGGTGGTGCACAACGAGGGCCACCGCGGCTTCGCGCTCGCCCAGGCACCGCTCGAGGACCCCTCCCGCTGGGAGGAGCTGCTGGTCGCGGCCGAGGGGGAGCGCCTGCTCTCGGTCGAGGCCTTCGCGGGCTTCGTCGCCCTCGAGCTGCGCAGCGGCGGGCTCGCGAGCGTGCGCCTCATCCCCCGGGCGGCCGACGGGTCGCTGCGGCTCGAGCGGTCCGCCGACATCTCCCATGGCGGCGAGCTGGACACGGTGGAGCTGGACACCAACCCGAACTGGGACCAGGGCACGGTGCGCTACCAGCTCACCAGCATGCTCACCCCGCCCACCGTCGCCGAGCGCGAGGTCACCACCGGGGAGACCACGGTGCTGCGCGTGACCCCGGTGCCGCACTACGACCCGTCCCTCTACGTCGAGCGGCGCGAGTGGGCGACCGCGGCCGACGGCACCGCCATCCCGCTGAGCGTGGTCGCCCGCCGGGAGGTCGCCGCCGACGGCACCGCCCCGGGCTACCTGTACGGCTACGGCTCCTACGAGATGTCGATCGACCCCTCCTTCGCGCCCACGCGCCTGTCGCTGCTGGACCGCGGCGTCGTCATCGCGATCGCGCACGTGCGCGGCGGCGGCGAGATGGGCCGCGACTGGTACGAGCACGGCAAGCTGCTGGAGAAGAAGAACTCCTTCAGCGACTTCGTCGCCGCGGCGGAGCACCTGACGGGCAGCGGCCTGGTCGCCCCGGACCGCCTCTCGGCGGAGGGCCGCAGCGCGGGCGGTCTGCTGATGGGCGCGGTCGCGAACCTGGCCCCCGAGCGGTTCCGGGCGATCATCGCCGGGGTCCCCTTCGTGGACACGCTGACCACGATCCTCGACCCGAGCCTGCCGCTGACCGTCGGCGAGTGGGAGGAGTGGGGCGACCCGCTGCACGACCCGGACGTGTACGCCTACATGAAGGAGTACAGCCCGTACGAGAACGTGCGCGCGGTCGAGTACCCCGCGATCTTCGCCTCCACCTCGCTGAACGACACGCGCGTGTTCTTCGTCGAGCCCGCGAAGTGGGTGGCGCGGCTGCGCGAGACCGTCACCTCCGACCAGGGCGAACGGCCGATCCTGTTCCGCTGCGAGATGGTCGCCGGGCACGGCGGCCGCTCCGGCCGGTACCGCAAGTGGGAGCAGCGGGCCGACGAGCTGGCATGGCTGCTGGACCAGCTCGGAGCGACCGCGCTCCTGTAG
- a CDS encoding short-chain dehydrogenase of unknown substrate specificity (PFAM: short chain dehydrogenase), which yields MTASTSRPLSGRRALITGASRGIGADIARAYAAAGADLVLTAREASSLEPTARSLADGHGVRTAVLAADLADPAVPDRLWGEASALLGGLDVLVNNAGLSHPETVDQLETAHFDETLQVNLRAPALLAARAGTAMAQDGGGVIVTIASAAALRPLAEHYAYSVAKAGLVMATRTLALELGARGVRANSLCPTIVLTDMGQKVWGDHPDKAAPMLARIPSDRFAQPHEVSDVAVWLASDAASMVNGAEIPVDGGYLVS from the coding sequence GTGACCGCTTCGACCTCTCGCCCCCTCTCCGGCCGCCGCGCCCTGATCACCGGTGCCAGCCGGGGCATCGGGGCGGACATCGCCCGCGCCTACGCAGCGGCCGGCGCCGATCTCGTGCTCACCGCCCGCGAGGCGAGCTCCCTCGAGCCCACGGCCCGCTCCCTCGCCGACGGGCACGGCGTGCGCACCGCCGTGCTGGCCGCGGACCTCGCCGACCCCGCCGTGCCCGACCGCCTCTGGGGCGAGGCCTCGGCGCTGCTGGGCGGCCTCGACGTGCTGGTCAACAACGCCGGCCTCTCCCATCCGGAGACGGTCGACCAGCTGGAGACCGCGCATTTCGACGAGACCCTGCAGGTGAACCTGCGCGCTCCCGCGCTGCTCGCCGCCCGGGCCGGCACGGCCATGGCGCAGGACGGCGGAGGCGTGATCGTCACGATCGCCTCCGCCGCCGCGCTGCGCCCGCTGGCCGAGCACTACGCCTACTCCGTCGCGAAGGCGGGCCTGGTCATGGCCACCCGCACCCTCGCCCTCGAGCTGGGCGCACGGGGCGTGCGCGCGAACTCGCTCTGCCCCACCATCGTGCTCACCGACATGGGGCAGAAGGTCTGGGGCGATCACCCCGACAAGGCCGCCCCGATGCTCGCCCGCATCCCGAGCGACCGCTTCGCCCAGCCCCATGAGGTCTCCGACGTCGCGGTCTGGCTCGCCTCCGACGCCGCCTCGATGGTCAACGGCGCCGAAATCCCGGTCGACGGCGGGTACCTGGTCAGCTGA
- a CDS encoding ABC-type metal ion transport system, ATPase component (PFAM: ABC transporter), whose amino-acid sequence MNLCSARGRRGCLTSGVITLDGLTKVFPAPGGGDPVVALDGIDLHLEPGRIHGIVGRSGAGKSTLIRCLTGLEKPTSGRVEVDGTDVAALEGRALRAARRNIGMVFQHANLLDSRTAAQNIAHPLEIAGVPRAERERRVAELVELVGLGGREHNHPAQLSGGQIQRVGIARGLAAEPKVLLCDEPTSALDGSTTRQILRLLGDLRERLGITVVIITHEMAVVREVCDTVTLLQDGRITQTGDLLDVAADPHGPLSSELIPLPPAPTGIDALVVNCDYGDSERFRTTEDLIRLAEEYEAEATLVAGTIETIGGRQVGRVQLALRNRSGVAISAEGLAAFLAELEAAGVAAKEVTA is encoded by the coding sequence ATGAACTTGTGCTCCGCCCGGGGCCGCCGTGGGTGCTTGACTTCCGGGGTGATCACTCTCGATGGCCTCACGAAGGTCTTCCCCGCGCCGGGTGGGGGAGACCCCGTCGTCGCGCTCGACGGGATCGATCTCCATCTCGAACCCGGCCGCATCCACGGCATCGTCGGCCGCTCCGGCGCCGGCAAGTCGACGCTCATCCGCTGCCTCACCGGGCTCGAGAAGCCCACCTCCGGGCGCGTCGAGGTCGACGGCACCGACGTGGCCGCCCTCGAGGGGCGGGCCCTGCGCGCCGCGCGCCGCAACATCGGCATGGTGTTCCAGCACGCGAACCTGCTGGACTCCCGCACCGCCGCCCAGAACATCGCCCACCCGCTCGAGATCGCGGGCGTGCCCCGCGCCGAGCGGGAGCGTCGCGTCGCCGAGCTGGTCGAGCTCGTCGGCCTCGGCGGGCGCGAGCACAACCACCCCGCCCAGCTCTCCGGCGGCCAGATCCAGCGCGTCGGCATCGCCCGCGGGCTCGCGGCCGAGCCGAAGGTGCTGCTGTGCGATGAGCCCACCAGCGCGCTCGACGGCTCCACCACCCGCCAGATCCTGCGCCTGCTCGGCGACCTGCGCGAACGGCTCGGCATCACCGTCGTGATCATCACCCACGAGATGGCCGTGGTGCGCGAGGTGTGCGACACCGTGACCCTGCTGCAGGACGGCCGCATCACCCAGACCGGCGATCTCCTCGACGTCGCCGCGGACCCGCACGGCCCGCTGAGCTCCGAGCTGATCCCGCTGCCGCCGGCGCCCACCGGGATCGACGCGCTGGTCGTCAACTGCGACTACGGCGACTCCGAGCGGTTCCGCACCACCGAGGACCTGATCCGCCTGGCCGAGGAGTACGAGGCCGAGGCCACGCTCGTGGCCGGGACCATCGAGACCATCGGCGGCCGCCAGGTGGGGCGGGTGCAGCTCGCTCTGCGCAACCGCTCCGGCGTCGCCATCAGCGCCGAGGGCCTCGCGGCCTTCCTGGCGGAGCTCGAGGCGGCCGGCGTGGCCGCGAAGGAGGTGACCGCGTGA
- a CDS encoding ABC-type metal ion transport system, periplasmic component/surface antigen (PFAM: NLPA lipoprotein~TIGRFAM: lipoprotein, YaeC family), translating to MTTVSRRTLFASGAGLAALALAACGAEEEPLAEEGGVTTIRVAATPLPHMEILTFVKDNLAADAGLELDLQEQTEYPIPNRLLSEGEIDANFFQHLPYLETEIAENGYELTPYEGVHIEPLGVFSESLTSLDEVEDGASVGIPNDPTNRGRALALLASEGLLTLADGIEPTEATPDDIDENPKNLDLQEIDPALLPRTLGDYALAVINGNYALEADLSPAEDALVLESGEDNPYANMLVVRTEDKDSEALKALDELLHSEDVRSFIEENYSGAVIPAF from the coding sequence ATGACCACCGTCTCCCGCCGCACCCTGTTCGCCTCCGGCGCCGGCCTGGCCGCCCTCGCCCTCGCCGCCTGCGGCGCCGAGGAGGAGCCGCTCGCCGAGGAGGGCGGCGTGACCACCATCCGCGTGGCCGCGACCCCGCTGCCCCACATGGAGATCCTCACCTTCGTCAAGGACAACCTCGCGGCCGACGCGGGCCTCGAGCTCGACCTGCAGGAGCAGACCGAGTACCCGATCCCGAACCGGCTGCTCTCCGAGGGCGAGATCGACGCGAACTTCTTCCAGCACCTGCCCTACCTCGAGACCGAGATCGCGGAGAACGGCTACGAGCTGACCCCCTACGAGGGCGTCCACATCGAGCCGCTGGGCGTGTTCTCGGAGTCGCTGACCTCGCTCGACGAGGTCGAGGACGGCGCCTCCGTCGGCATCCCGAACGACCCCACCAACCGCGGGCGCGCCCTCGCGCTGCTCGCCTCCGAGGGCCTGCTCACCCTGGCCGACGGGATCGAGCCCACCGAGGCCACCCCGGACGACATCGACGAGAACCCCAAGAACCTCGACCTGCAGGAGATCGACCCCGCGCTGCTGCCCCGCACGCTGGGCGACTACGCGCTCGCCGTGATCAACGGCAACTACGCCCTCGAGGCCGATCTGAGCCCTGCCGAGGATGCCCTCGTGCTCGAATCCGGCGAGGACAACCCCTACGCGAACATGCTCGTGGTGCGCACCGAGGACAAGGACAGCGAGGCGCTGAAGGCGCTCGACGAGCTGCTGCACTCCGAGGACGTCCGCTCCTTCATCGAGGAGAACTACTCCGGCGCGGTCATCCCCGCGTTCTGA
- a CDS encoding beta-1,4-xylanase (PFAM: Glycosyl hydrolase family 10) has protein sequence MKRRQILTATAVATAATLGTAATASAAPGNGEHTPPGLAKKDTLAWAAGGVIEIGSAVAGGGHHTEQDYPTPMSEEIYRETLGREVTSLSAENQMKWDYLRPDRETFDFEDADEIMDFAQQHGQVVRGHTLLWHAQNPTWLEEGDFSADELRDLLKEHIDTVVGRYRGRIQQWDVVNEIFTDEGELRLNDNIWLRELGPGILADAFRWTRAADPDALLFFNDYNVDGVSAKSDAYYALITELLAEGVPIDGFSTQGHLSLRYDFPEDITENLQRFADLGLETAITELDVRMDLEEGATPTEQQLEQQADYYRRMTEAALSVEGCNSLTLWGFPDVYSWVPGTFEGEGAATVLWDDYTRKPAYYAVQDALAEASGRAGHPALRR, from the coding sequence ATGAAGCGCCGCCAGATCCTCACCGCCACCGCTGTCGCCACCGCCGCCACGCTGGGCACCGCCGCCACAGCGTCCGCCGCGCCGGGCAACGGGGAGCACACACCGCCCGGCCTCGCCAAGAAGGACACCCTGGCCTGGGCCGCCGGCGGGGTGATCGAGATCGGCTCCGCCGTCGCCGGCGGGGGCCACCACACCGAGCAGGACTACCCGACGCCGATGAGCGAGGAGATCTACCGCGAGACCCTCGGCCGCGAGGTCACCTCGCTCTCGGCGGAGAACCAGATGAAGTGGGACTACCTGCGACCGGACCGCGAGACCTTCGACTTCGAGGATGCGGACGAGATCATGGACTTCGCCCAGCAGCACGGACAGGTGGTGCGCGGCCACACCCTGCTGTGGCACGCCCAGAACCCCACCTGGCTCGAGGAGGGCGACTTCTCCGCGGACGAGCTGCGCGACCTGCTCAAGGAGCACATCGACACCGTCGTCGGCCGCTACCGCGGGCGCATCCAGCAATGGGACGTGGTCAACGAGATCTTCACCGACGAGGGCGAGCTGCGCCTGAACGACAACATCTGGCTGCGCGAGCTGGGCCCCGGGATCCTCGCCGACGCCTTCCGCTGGACCCGCGCCGCGGACCCCGACGCGCTGCTGTTCTTCAACGACTACAACGTCGATGGCGTGAGCGCGAAGTCCGATGCGTACTACGCGCTGATCACCGAGCTGCTCGCCGAGGGCGTCCCGATCGACGGGTTCTCCACCCAGGGCCACCTCTCGCTCCGCTACGACTTCCCCGAGGACATCACGGAGAACCTCCAGCGCTTCGCCGACCTGGGCCTGGAGACCGCGATCACCGAGCTGGACGTGCGCATGGACCTCGAGGAGGGCGCCACGCCCACCGAGCAGCAGCTGGAGCAGCAGGCCGACTACTACCGGCGCATGACGGAGGCGGCCCTGTCCGTCGAGGGCTGCAACTCCCTGACCCTGTGGGGCTTCCCGGACGTGTACTCCTGGGTGCCGGGCACCTTCGAGGGCGAGGGCGCCGCGACCGTGCTGTGGGACGACTACACCCGCAAGCCCGCCTACTACGCCGTGCAGGACGCGCTCGCGGAGGCCAGCGGCCGCGCCGGGCATCCCGCGCTGCGCCGCTGA
- a CDS encoding protease II (PFAM: Prolyl oligopeptidase family; Prolyl oligopeptidase, N-terminal beta-propeller domain) translates to MTQHTVSTAGQTRRTSPAQRETAPRPEARPVDRTLFGDTVTVRRRWLRDTRSAEVTAHFAAENVHADARTAHLAPLRSALGRAFRGSTAPIELSAPVLLGGWWYIDRPAAADGALLTRVRDRAELRGPAGIPEIVPGRLLDGEEILVEDCRGMIGFAVSPDHRLLARAEAALGGCRVIVTEAATGELVDAAIEQAGPDLVFSADSRSLLHTRLDDLGRRHQVRCHRLGAGIEEDAVLVEEPDHWAQLELSRSRDGSAALIRSSSPKGSEVWIADLAAACAAPRSVTGRLTGAPPLIEHAGDRLLVIHEDASGRTALSELGLGVTGGLRDMTPLLTAAEGEHFDSVEAFSGAVALQLRSGGLPRLRVLPRRADGTVDVGDVQSVGRGGELDAVRLEPTPDWHQPAIRYRLDSFLTPPTILEHDPVTGRSSRLLQAETHGLDLEKYEERRLWATSSDGVQVPISLIARRDLPHDGSAPAVLYGEGAFGTSTDPVLQAETLAVADRGVVVAVAHVRGGGELGPRWHRQGRRLHKPRSIADFLACAEHLVSGGWASPDRLGAIGDGSGGLLAAAAANLAPERFRAILTGTPLVDPLETLLDAEVMLTLEEWAEWGDPAADEATYLCLRSYSPSENVRRAHYPAVFAWTAAEGTDVPPACAAIWVAELRDRVTSDPHKRPILLRTLPTMSTATDARTEGVAWLLDQLGAVTLEE, encoded by the coding sequence ATGACTCAGCACACCGTCTCGACGGCGGGGCAGACCCGCAGGACGAGCCCCGCACAGCGCGAGACCGCCCCGCGACCCGAGGCCCGCCCGGTGGACCGCACGCTGTTCGGCGACACGGTCACGGTCCGTCGCCGCTGGCTGCGGGATACCCGCTCCGCCGAGGTCACCGCGCACTTCGCGGCGGAGAACGTCCACGCCGACGCACGCACCGCGCACCTCGCCCCGCTGCGCAGCGCGCTGGGCAGGGCCTTCCGCGGCAGCACCGCCCCGATCGAGCTGTCCGCGCCGGTGCTGCTGGGCGGCTGGTGGTACATCGATCGTCCGGCCGCGGCCGACGGCGCCCTGCTCACCCGGGTGCGCGACCGCGCCGAGCTGCGCGGCCCCGCCGGGATCCCCGAGATCGTCCCCGGTCGTCTCCTCGACGGCGAGGAGATCCTGGTGGAGGACTGCCGGGGGATGATCGGCTTCGCGGTCTCCCCCGATCACCGCCTGCTCGCCCGCGCCGAGGCGGCCCTGGGCGGCTGCCGCGTGATCGTCACCGAGGCCGCGACCGGCGAGCTCGTCGACGCGGCGATCGAACAGGCCGGCCCCGATCTCGTCTTCTCCGCCGATTCCCGCTCCCTGCTGCACACCCGGCTGGACGACCTCGGTCGCCGCCATCAGGTGCGCTGCCATCGCCTGGGCGCCGGCATCGAGGAGGACGCCGTGCTCGTCGAGGAGCCGGACCACTGGGCGCAGCTCGAGCTGTCCCGCTCCCGGGACGGCTCGGCCGCGTTGATCCGCTCCAGCTCCCCGAAGGGCAGCGAGGTGTGGATCGCGGACCTCGCCGCCGCCTGCGCCGCGCCGCGTTCGGTGACCGGGCGGTTGACCGGCGCGCCCCCGCTCATCGAGCACGCCGGGGACCGCCTGCTGGTGATCCATGAGGATGCCTCGGGCCGCACCGCGCTCAGCGAGCTCGGTCTGGGCGTCACCGGCGGCCTGCGCGACATGACCCCGCTGCTCACCGCCGCGGAGGGTGAGCACTTCGACTCCGTCGAGGCCTTCTCCGGCGCCGTCGCGCTGCAGCTGCGCAGCGGCGGCCTGCCCCGCCTGCGCGTGCTGCCCCGCCGCGCCGACGGCACGGTCGACGTCGGCGACGTGCAGTCCGTGGGGCGCGGCGGCGAGCTGGACGCGGTGCGCCTCGAGCCCACCCCCGACTGGCATCAGCCCGCGATCCGCTACCGCCTCGACAGCTTCCTCACCCCTCCCACGATCCTCGAGCACGATCCGGTGACCGGCCGCAGCAGCCGCCTGCTGCAGGCCGAGACGCACGGCCTCGACCTCGAGAAGTACGAGGAGCGCCGGCTGTGGGCCACCTCCTCCGACGGGGTGCAGGTGCCGATCTCGCTGATCGCCCGGCGCGACCTGCCGCATGACGGCTCCGCCCCCGCGGTCCTCTACGGCGAGGGGGCGTTCGGCACCTCGACCGATCCGGTGCTGCAGGCGGAGACCCTGGCCGTCGCCGACCGCGGCGTCGTGGTCGCCGTGGCGCACGTGCGCGGCGGCGGCGAGCTGGGACCCCGGTGGCACCGACAGGGCCGCCGACTGCACAAGCCGCGCTCCATCGCCGACTTCCTCGCCTGCGCCGAGCATCTCGTCAGCGGAGGCTGGGCCTCCCCGGATCGGCTCGGCGCCATCGGCGACGGCTCCGGCGGGCTGCTCGCCGCGGCCGCGGCGAACCTCGCCCCGGAGCGGTTCCGCGCGATCCTCACGGGCACGCCGCTCGTGGATCCGCTCGAGACCCTGCTGGACGCGGAGGTGATGCTCACGCTCGAGGAGTGGGCCGAGTGGGGAGACCCGGCGGCCGATGAGGCCACCTACCTCTGCCTGCGCAGCTACAGCCCGTCGGAGAACGTCCGTCGGGCGCACTACCCGGCCGTGTTCGCCTGGACCGCGGCCGAGGGCACCGACGTCCCTCCGGCCTGCGCCGCGATCTGGGTGGCCGAGCTGCGGGACCGCGTCACCTCGGATCCGCACAAGCGCCCGATCCTGCTGCGCACCCTGCCCACGATGAGCACCGCGACGGACGCCCGCACCGAAGGGGTGGCCTGGCTGCTCGACCAGCTCGGCGCGGTTACCCTCGAGGAATGA
- a CDS encoding ABC-type metal ion transport system, permease component (PFAM: Binding-protein-dependent transport system inner membrane component), whose protein sequence is MIETVQEWLQNPLLTRWEGGPWQATVVTLYMTAVTMVLTVLLGLPLGVALFETDDSASPLVRRLNQVTGFVVNVLRSFPFFILIIALIPLTAAITGRSTGPNAAMIALTIAAVPFAARLFELNLREIPAGKIEAVRMMGASRWQVIRQVLIPEALPGIIGSITTTTIAVIGYTAMAGSVNAGGLGQLAYNRGYTGYQTEIIIVTVILLIIIVILVQQLGDRLARAVDHRARTA, encoded by the coding sequence GTGATCGAGACCGTGCAGGAGTGGCTGCAGAACCCGCTGCTGACCCGCTGGGAGGGCGGCCCCTGGCAGGCCACCGTCGTCACCCTCTACATGACCGCGGTGACCATGGTGCTCACGGTGCTGCTGGGCCTGCCGCTCGGGGTGGCGCTGTTCGAGACCGACGACTCCGCCTCCCCGCTGGTGCGCCGCCTCAACCAGGTCACCGGCTTCGTGGTCAACGTGCTGCGCTCCTTCCCGTTCTTCATCCTGATCATCGCGCTGATCCCCCTCACCGCCGCGATCACCGGACGCTCCACCGGGCCCAACGCGGCGATGATCGCGCTGACCATCGCCGCGGTGCCCTTCGCCGCGCGCCTGTTCGAGCTGAACCTGCGCGAGATCCCGGCCGGGAAGATCGAGGCGGTGCGGATGATGGGCGCCAGCCGCTGGCAGGTGATCCGCCAGGTGCTGATCCCCGAGGCGCTGCCCGGGATCATCGGCTCGATCACCACCACCACGATCGCCGTCATCGGCTACACCGCGATGGCCGGCTCCGTGAACGCGGGCGGCCTGGGCCAGCTCGCGTACAACCGCGGCTACACCGGCTACCAGACCGAGATCATCATCGTCACCGTCATCCTGCTGATCATCATCGTGATCCTCGTGCAGCAGCTCGGCGACCGGCTCGCGCGCGCGGTCGACCACCGCGCCCGCACCGCCTGA
- a CDS encoding signal transduction histidine kinase (PFAM: Histidine kinase), with product MDTSTGRQWSVFYAYTAWSILVVLMMLPLGVGVFLEFGLRQQFSGHPALSALLLVQIAVGAWSGWRTMRAWSTEGVSSSRDRWDLPRVGVLPSDLSLLLTAVPTLVIGAAVAGGAEPRMLLVSMSLLVALVTMRWRWELGLAGSLLVGVLIVLLGGSPGTASTCAALIFAAVLMVRLSLWLAAMVRELDVAREAQAALAVAEERLRFARDLHDVTGRDLSVIAVKSELVAQLAERQDPRAVEHGREVAQIARTSLAEIRSLVRGYREADLATELRGTASLLRSAQAVVTIHGSAADVPARHAGTAAWVLREAGTNILRHADPSVVTITLGRDAITLVNDGAPGQGEVPEGSGLTGMRERLGDTSALSVHRDAGLFTLDVRFDPPGDPR from the coding sequence GTGGACACGAGCACAGGCCGCCAGTGGAGCGTGTTCTACGCCTACACGGCGTGGTCCATCCTCGTGGTGCTGATGATGCTGCCGCTGGGCGTCGGCGTCTTCCTCGAGTTCGGGCTCCGCCAGCAGTTCTCCGGGCATCCGGCGCTCTCCGCGCTGCTCCTCGTCCAGATCGCCGTCGGCGCCTGGTCCGGGTGGCGCACGATGCGGGCCTGGTCCACGGAGGGCGTGAGCAGCTCGCGGGACCGCTGGGACCTGCCCCGCGTGGGCGTGCTCCCCTCGGACCTCTCCCTGCTGCTCACTGCCGTGCCCACGCTCGTGATCGGTGCGGCGGTGGCCGGCGGCGCCGAGCCGCGGATGCTGCTGGTCTCGATGTCGCTGCTGGTCGCGCTGGTCACCATGCGGTGGCGGTGGGAGCTCGGGCTCGCGGGGTCGCTGCTCGTCGGCGTGCTCATCGTGCTGCTCGGCGGCTCGCCCGGGACGGCCAGCACCTGTGCGGCCCTGATCTTCGCGGCGGTGCTGATGGTGCGCCTGTCGCTGTGGCTCGCCGCGATGGTGCGCGAGCTCGACGTCGCCCGCGAGGCGCAGGCCGCTCTGGCCGTGGCCGAGGAGCGGCTGCGCTTCGCCCGGGACCTGCACGACGTCACCGGGCGCGACCTCTCGGTGATCGCGGTGAAGTCCGAGCTGGTGGCCCAGCTGGCCGAGCGGCAGGATCCGCGGGCCGTGGAGCACGGGCGGGAGGTCGCGCAGATCGCCCGCACCTCCCTCGCCGAGATCCGCAGCCTGGTGCGCGGCTACCGGGAGGCGGATCTCGCCACCGAGCTGCGCGGCACCGCCTCACTGCTCCGCTCGGCGCAGGCGGTGGTCACGATCCACGGCAGCGCTGCGGACGTCCCCGCCCGCCACGCCGGCACCGCGGCCTGGGTGCTGCGCGAGGCCGGCACCAACATCCTGCGCCATGCGGATCCCTCGGTCGTGACGATCACGCTGGGCCGCGACGCGATCACCCTGGTCAACGACGGTGCGCCCGGCCAGGGCGAGGTGCCCGAGGGCAGCGGCCTGACCGGGATGCGCGAGCGGCTCGGCGACACCTCCGCGCTGAGCGTGCACCGCGACGCCGGCCTGTTCACCCTCGATGTCCGCTTCGACCCGCCCGGAGATCCCCGATGA